From Oikeobacillus pervagus, one genomic window encodes:
- a CDS encoding DUF3941 domain-containing protein translates to MPRTSDNDKKAKDNQALRAEKNQMREKNRQAGRHQYSKKTDHL, encoded by the coding sequence ATGCCACGTACATCTGATAATGATAAGAAGGCAAAAGACAATCAAGCATTGCGAGCAGAAAAGAATCAAATGAGAGAGAAGAATCGTCAGGCAGGAAGACATCAATATTCTAAAAAAACAGATCATCTATAA